A genomic region of Lachnoclostridium edouardi contains the following coding sequences:
- a CDS encoding FtsW/RodA/SpoVE family cell cycle protein: protein MRKLKNWMRFPVFFKPFALLLMFCTILLSMAGIYLIEMLEPGLGKRQLAGMGAGILMMLFFSVVNIEMLCRNMRWSIYLLTVTMLFMVNILGAVSGGAARWLEIGGFRFQPSEVGKLLLILFFSERFSEKAEKVSQWGFLLRTAFLMGIPLISILEEPDLSTTIVTAWIFICVWFAAGLDYKLIGKFLAVIIPAGALFLFLVTRPGQELLNDYQYRRIMAWLHPEEWAAESYQQMYSMMAIGSGGALGRLGEQDEAVTVIGSGFLPEPHTDFIMAAAGQEWGFAGCSMMILALMAIVFCCLRRCMQVKSMTGSLICCGVAAWIGGQGFVNLGVVSGMLPNTGLTFPFVSYGLTSMVSLYMGVGIVLSVR from the coding sequence ATGAGAAAATTAAAAAACTGGATGAGGTTTCCGGTATTCTTCAAGCCATTTGCTCTTCTTCTAATGTTCTGTACGATCCTGTTATCTATGGCTGGTATTTATTTAATTGAGATGCTGGAACCAGGGCTTGGAAAGCGGCAGTTAGCTGGTATGGGAGCAGGAATATTGATGATGCTGTTTTTCTCAGTTGTCAATATTGAAATGCTTTGCCGGAATATGAGATGGAGTATTTATCTGCTTACAGTTACTATGCTGTTCATGGTAAATATACTAGGGGCAGTATCAGGAGGAGCGGCCAGATGGCTGGAGATTGGAGGATTTCGTTTCCAGCCTTCAGAAGTGGGAAAGCTGTTGCTGATCCTGTTTTTTTCGGAGCGTTTTTCAGAAAAAGCTGAAAAGGTCAGTCAATGGGGGTTTCTGCTCCGTACCGCTTTCCTGATGGGGATTCCATTGATCTCGATTCTGGAAGAACCGGATTTATCAACAACAATAGTGACAGCCTGGATTTTTATATGCGTGTGGTTTGCAGCAGGATTAGATTACAAATTGATAGGAAAATTTCTGGCAGTTATAATACCGGCAGGCGCATTGTTTTTATTTCTGGTGACCAGACCAGGACAGGAGCTTTTAAATGACTATCAGTATCGCCGGATCATGGCATGGCTGCATCCAGAAGAGTGGGCGGCGGAATCTTATCAGCAGATGTATTCCATGATGGCCATTGGTTCAGGCGGAGCTCTGGGGAGACTTGGGGAACAGGATGAAGCCGTAACTGTGATTGGAAGCGGCTTTCTTCCGGAACCCCATACAGATTTTATTATGGCTGCAGCAGGGCAGGAATGGGGATTTGCGGGATGCAGTATGATGATCCTTGCTCTTATGGCAATCGTATTTTGCTGTCTGAGAAGATGCATGCAGGTCAAAAGCATGACAGGGAGTCTGATCTGCTGTGGTGTGGCAGCCTGGATTGGCGGACAGGGGTTTGTGAATCTGGGAGTGGTATCAGGGATGCTTCCGAATACGGGACTTACATTTCCCTTTGTCAGCTATGGGCTTACTTCTATGGTAAGCCTGTATATGGGTGTCGGTATTGTCCTAAGTGTCAGATGA
- a CDS encoding alpha/beta hydrolase produces the protein MRNQKWMRLAAMAAAGMVFVTGCGSSAGTSASTTAVQTESSTEAESAESENTEANSEEADENTETADNEDALVLADQGMFSAGGITVTSEGTFDPENHWEETGAGQTAHVDHANVFYQIPENETGLPMVFLHGYGQSRMGWMTTPDGREGWSDMFLKKGHGVFLIDEPRRGEAGATSVSGDISTKTLDQRWYTQFRIGRWEDGKSVANEGSQFPNDDVSVDQFFRQMTPDTGMTSDMGADFDGEMVAQAVAAAIDEVYEMTGKDSVLVTHSQGGRAGWLVPKYTAHVASIIAIEPGGGPEVDTEEYQAITEQEIPVAMYFGDYIDNGDPEIQATAAWQGMRQTCYDFAEAYTALNGTAEVIDLPKEGITGNDHFLFQDLNNDVIADHVENWIQENVEG, from the coding sequence ATGAGAAATCAGAAATGGATGAGGCTGGCTGCAATGGCAGCCGCTGGAATGGTTTTTGTAACCGGTTGCGGAAGTAGCGCAGGAACATCAGCCTCTACAACAGCCGTACAGACAGAAAGCAGTACAGAAGCAGAGAGTGCGGAAAGCGAGAACACGGAGGCAAACAGCGAGGAAGCAGATGAAAATACAGAAACTGCAGACAATGAAGATGCGCTTGTCCTTGCCGACCAGGGAATGTTTTCAGCAGGAGGAATTACAGTAACCTCAGAAGGAACCTTTGATCCGGAAAATCACTGGGAGGAGACGGGAGCAGGGCAGACTGCCCATGTAGATCACGCCAATGTTTTCTACCAGATTCCGGAGAATGAAACGGGACTTCCCATGGTATTTCTGCATGGTTATGGCCAGTCCCGTATGGGATGGATGACAACGCCGGATGGAAGAGAGGGCTGGTCCGATATGTTTTTGAAAAAGGGACATGGCGTATTTCTGATCGATGAGCCAAGAAGAGGAGAGGCGGGTGCAACCTCTGTCAGCGGCGATATCAGTACGAAGACACTGGATCAGCGGTGGTATACCCAGTTCCGTATCGGCAGATGGGAAGATGGAAAATCCGTTGCCAATGAGGGCTCTCAGTTCCCGAATGACGATGTATCCGTAGATCAGTTCTTCCGGCAGATGACTCCGGATACGGGAATGACCTCGGATATGGGTGCTGATTTTGATGGTGAGATGGTAGCGCAGGCAGTTGCAGCAGCCATTGATGAAGTATACGAAATGACAGGAAAGGATTCTGTTCTGGTAACCCATTCCCAGGGAGGCCGCGCTGGTTGGCTGGTGCCGAAATATACGGCACATGTGGCATCTATTATAGCAATTGAACCAGGCGGAGGTCCTGAAGTTGATACAGAGGAATATCAGGCGATTACAGAACAGGAGATTCCTGTTGCTATGTATTTTGGTGATTATATTGATAATGGCGATCCGGAAATCCAGGCAACTGCCGCATGGCAGGGAATGCGTCAGACCTGCTATGATTTTGCAGAGGCATACACAGCCTTAAATGGAACGGCCGAAGTGATCGATCTCCCTAAAGAAGGGATTACAGGAAATGATCATTTCCTGTTCCAGGATCTGAATAATGATGTGATTGCTGATCATGTGGAAAACTGGATTCAGGAGAATGTGGAAGGGTAA
- a CDS encoding flavodoxin, producing the protein MKALIAYYSRSGQNLVNGVLCSLRVGNTELVAVVLQKYTGAELFRIEPCEDYPDDYYQCMDLSRQDLLRNVRPMLKNYPDTLENYEVIYLGYPNYWGTMPAPVFSFLERFDFTGKVIRPFCTYENGGLGHSLSDLRRMCPEARIEEALTIRGVQIKTELSVIEEWACGKCT; encoded by the coding sequence TTGAAGGCATTGATCGCTTATTATTCCAGAAGCGGACAAAATCTGGTAAATGGAGTATTGTGCAGCCTGCGGGTAGGAAATACGGAACTTGTGGCAGTTGTATTGCAAAAATATACAGGCGCAGAGTTGTTTCGGATTGAACCATGTGAAGACTATCCGGATGATTATTATCAGTGCATGGATCTTTCCAGACAGGATTTACTCCGGAATGTGCGTCCAATGCTTAAAAATTACCCCGATACATTAGAAAATTATGAAGTGATTTATCTGGGATATCCAAATTACTGGGGTACAATGCCGGCACCTGTTTTTTCATTTCTTGAACGGTTTGATTTTACAGGGAAAGTAATCCGACCTTTCTGCACTTATGAAAATGGAGGACTGGGGCACAGCCTGAGCGATTTGCGCAGGATGTGTCCTGAAGCCCGGATAGAGGAAGCGCTTACGATTCGCGGAGTTCAGATAAAAACGGAATTATCTGTTATTGAGGAATGGGCTTGCGGGAAATGTACATGA
- a CDS encoding DUF362 domain-containing protein translates to MMKVYEHLNWTPEGNVAVKLSTGEPPASNYLDPDLIKDLVQAVNGTIVECNTAYGGSRTETAMHRQVAEDHGFTEIAELDILDEEGSMTLPVEGGSRLQENLVGSHFKNYDSYLVLSHFKGHAMAGFGGAIKNISIGLGSKEGKCLIHTSGESHTSMMGGEQKGFTESMAEAGKSVSDYLENGKRIVYVNVLNNISIDCDCDGNPAEPDIHDIGIVASTDPVAIDQACIDLAFAAEGSEALQKRVNERMGLHTLEHAEEIGLGMRTYELVNIDE, encoded by the coding sequence ATGATGAAAGTGTATGAACATCTTAACTGGACGCCAGAGGGAAATGTGGCAGTTAAGCTGAGTACCGGCGAACCACCGGCAAGTAATTATCTGGATCCAGATCTGATAAAGGATCTGGTTCAGGCAGTAAACGGAACGATTGTAGAGTGTAATACCGCATATGGAGGATCCAGAACAGAAACGGCTATGCATCGGCAGGTGGCTGAAGATCATGGCTTTACAGAAATTGCAGAGCTGGATATTCTTGATGAAGAAGGATCTATGACTCTGCCTGTAGAAGGAGGAAGCCGTCTGCAGGAAAATCTGGTTGGCTCCCATTTTAAAAATTATGACTCATATCTTGTACTGTCCCATTTCAAGGGTCATGCTATGGCTGGATTCGGAGGAGCCATTAAAAATATTTCTATTGGCCTTGGATCGAAAGAAGGAAAATGCTTAATACATACCTCGGGTGAAAGCCATACAAGCATGATGGGGGGAGAACAGAAGGGATTTACAGAGTCTATGGCAGAGGCGGGAAAATCCGTATCCGATTATTTGGAAAATGGAAAGCGAATCGTGTATGTAAATGTTCTGAACAATATTTCCATTGATTGTGATTGCGATGGAAATCCTGCTGAACCGGATATTCATGATATTGGGATTGTGGCATCGACAGATCCGGTTGCCATTGACCAGGCATGCATTGACCTTGCTTTTGCAGCGGAAGGAAGTGAAGCTCTGCAGAAAAGAGTCAATGAACGGATGGGGCTTCATACCCTGGAGCATGCAGAAGAAATCGGTCTCGGCATGCGTACATATGAATTGGTGAATATTGATGAATGA
- a CDS encoding permease, which produces MNETIKRELIYVSYYFMVQFRQIFRYWILGMLIGSGVSVFAKNRIHRLFAEMQKKKWGIAGLVPACLLGIASPLCMYGTIPIAASFSEKGMRDDWLASFMMASILLNPQLIIYSTALGTEVLLIRLISCFFCGLTAGVFVHFLSKKRPFFRFDGFRVKESRDTDPNPILRFWKNFGRNIKATGLYFLAGIFLSAVFQRYVPSEQFARLFGDQNEGFGVLMATTVGVPLYACGGGTIPLLQQWLWEGMSVGAASAFMLTGPATKITNLGALKIVLGKGKFILYLIFIMLFSFLTGFIVNKV; this is translated from the coding sequence ATGAATGAGACAATAAAAAGAGAACTGATTTATGTCAGCTACTATTTTATGGTGCAGTTCCGCCAGATTTTTCGATACTGGATTCTTGGCATGCTGATCGGATCAGGAGTCTCTGTATTCGCAAAAAACCGTATTCACAGATTGTTTGCTGAAATGCAGAAAAAGAAGTGGGGGATTGCAGGGCTTGTCCCTGCGTGCCTTCTGGGCATTGCATCACCACTTTGCATGTATGGAACAATTCCCATTGCAGCTTCTTTTTCGGAAAAGGGGATGAGGGATGACTGGCTGGCATCCTTTATGATGGCTTCCATTCTTTTAAACCCGCAGCTTATTATTTACAGTACAGCATTAGGAACAGAAGTACTTTTGATTCGCCTTATTTCCTGCTTTTTTTGCGGTCTTACCGCAGGTGTTTTCGTGCATTTTTTATCAAAAAAACGGCCATTTTTCAGGTTTGACGGTTTTCGGGTAAAAGAAAGCCGTGACACAGATCCCAATCCTATTCTCCGTTTTTGGAAAAATTTCGGGAGAAATATTAAAGCTACAGGATTGTATTTTTTAGCAGGAATATTTCTGTCAGCAGTATTTCAGAGATATGTACCCTCAGAACAGTTTGCCAGATTATTTGGAGATCAGAATGAAGGTTTTGGGGTGCTGATGGCAACTACAGTGGGTGTGCCTTTATATGCCTGCGGCGGAGGAACGATTCCGCTTCTTCAGCAATGGCTTTGGGAGGGGATGAGTGTTGGGGCAGCCTCGGCATTCATGCTTACGGGACCGGCTACCAAAATCACAAATCTTGGAGCATTGAAAATTGTATTGGGAAAAGGAAAATTCATTCTATATCTGATATTTATAATGCTTTTTTCATTTTTGACAGGATTTATTGTAAATAAAGTTTGA
- a CDS encoding iron-containing alcohol dehydrogenase — protein sequence MTYNFFNPTRVLFGAGQLENLHTQEMPGRKAMVVISNGKSTRESGALDRVMEQMDKAGVETILFDKVGANPLKAIVEEGGRFAKKNGCDFVVALGGGSVMDAAKIMAMYALQPGDLWDYVPGATGKMHPLVNPVLHKHCCDDRFVRMAQALEKRMLRSQWIL from the coding sequence ATGACATACAATTTTTTTAATCCGACTCGTGTTTTATTTGGAGCAGGACAGTTGGAAAATCTGCATACACAGGAAATGCCTGGGAGAAAGGCAATGGTTGTGATTTCAAATGGAAAATCCACTAGAGAGAGCGGTGCTTTAGATCGGGTTATGGAACAGATGGACAAGGCCGGGGTTGAAACAATACTGTTTGACAAAGTAGGAGCCAATCCCTTAAAGGCGATTGTGGAAGAAGGCGGGAGGTTTGCAAAAAAAAATGGCTGCGATTTTGTTGTGGCTTTGGGCGGTGGATCTGTAATGGATGCCGCCAAGATAATGGCCATGTATGCGTTGCAGCCTGGAGATCTTTGGGATTATGTTCCAGGTGCTACTGGTAAAATGCATCCATTGGTAAATCCAGTTTTACATAAGCATTGCTGCGATGATCGCTTTGTCCGTATGGCACAGGCATTGGAAAAGAGGATGCTAAGGAGCCAATGGATTTTGTAG
- a CDS encoding flavodoxin, whose protein sequence is MKKILVIYYSWANCNTKRIAEQLAQSTGADIARIETVHPYSGSYEEVVLQGKKEIQDGVKPQIKPLAHTPDNYDVIAIGTPTWWYTMAPAVSAFFNQYDLKGKTVIPFITHGGWPGHAIEDMKKSCKGAVIIHEMEVRFDSNGGDHMETSQSAVDSWIEEIKKDI, encoded by the coding sequence ATGAAGAAAATATTAGTTATTTATTATTCCTGGGCAAACTGTAATACAAAGAGAATTGCAGAACAGCTGGCGCAGAGTACTGGAGCAGATATTGCCCGGATTGAAACTGTCCACCCATATTCCGGAAGCTATGAGGAGGTTGTTTTACAGGGAAAGAAGGAAATACAGGATGGAGTTAAACCACAAATAAAACCGCTTGCACATACACCTGATAATTATGACGTAATTGCAATAGGAACTCCCACATGGTGGTATACAATGGCTCCGGCTGTTTCTGCATTTTTTAATCAGTATGATTTAAAAGGGAAAACGGTAATCCCTTTTATTACACATGGCGGCTGGCCTGGGCATGCGATAGAAGATATGAAAAAAAGCTGCAAGGGAGCTGTGATTATCCATGAAATGGAAGTGCGCTTTGATTCTAACGGAGGTGATCACATGGAAACCTCCCAAAGCGCAGTTGATAGTTGGATTGAAGAAATAAAAAAGGATATTTAA
- a CDS encoding flavodoxin — protein sequence MKRILKWFMTVCILTVLMSSTVFAAGWTTGQGNNNGRWWYDLGNGQYYGTSEAPVEWQWLDGNGDGVAECYAFDREGWMYADTTTPDGYMVNSDGAWTVNGAVQTMAVAAGYAGTRVPMLETDSDETKILIAYFSKTGTTEEAAREIQETAGGDLFEITVADQYPSSYQSTVDRARRELDQNARPELSSRVENMEDYDVILLGYPIWWHTAPMAVNTFLESYDLTGKTILPFCTSGGSGIEESMPDIQRLGQSRGASVGSGLTANSLNREEITQWLTQNGIS from the coding sequence ATGAAGAGAATATTAAAATGGTTTATGACGGTTTGCATTTTAACTGTACTTATGTCATCCACTGTGTTTGCGGCAGGGTGGACCACAGGGCAGGGAAATAACAATGGGAGATGGTGGTACGATCTTGGAAATGGCCAGTATTACGGCACTTCTGAAGCACCAGTAGAATGGCAGTGGCTGGACGGTAATGGAGATGGTGTGGCAGAGTGCTATGCCTTTGACAGGGAAGGCTGGATGTATGCGGATACTACTACTCCGGATGGGTATATGGTAAATTCGGATGGGGCATGGACAGTTAATGGTGCTGTGCAGACTATGGCAGTAGCTGCTGGCTATGCAGGAACCAGAGTACCAATGCTAGAAACAGATTCAGATGAAACGAAAATTCTGATTGCGTATTTTTCTAAAACAGGTACAACAGAAGAGGCTGCCAGAGAAATTCAGGAGACAGCAGGCGGCGATTTATTTGAAATTACAGTAGCTGACCAGTATCCTTCCAGTTATCAGAGTACCGTGGATCGCGCCCGCAGAGAGTTGGATCAGAACGCCAGACCGGAATTGTCTTCTCGTGTGGAAAATATGGAAGATTATGATGTGATTTTGCTGGGGTATCCAATCTGGTGGCATACAGCTCCGATGGCTGTTAATACATTCCTGGAATCTTATGATTTAACCGGAAAAACAATTCTTCCGTTCTGTACCAGTGGCGGAAGCGGCATTGAGGAAAGTATGCCGGATATTCAGCGCTTGGGCCAGAGCAGAGGAGCATCTGTAGGAAGTGGTCTGACAGCAAACAGTTTAAACAGAGAAGAAATTACCCAGTGGTTGACCCAAAATGGAATTTCTTAA
- a CDS encoding winged helix-turn-helix domain-containing protein: protein MGKIAIITFDDSEDIAMERICSILVGEEQFEEVKLGQGFVLTFSELKINEKEKNVYIREKPIHFSYYEFYTLYFLAKHSGWVFSKEQIYEAVWKEAGEHGGSAVTNVIGQIRKKLREGGAKQEYIQTIINHGYKFIGEEG from the coding sequence TTGGGAAAAATAGCAATCATAACATTTGATGATTCAGAAGATATAGCAATGGAGAGAATTTGTTCTATATTAGTAGGAGAAGAGCAGTTTGAAGAGGTAAAATTAGGACAGGGTTTCGTATTGACATTTTCTGAATTGAAAATTAATGAAAAAGAGAAAAATGTATATATCAGAGAAAAGCCAATCCATTTCAGTTATTATGAATTTTATACATTGTACTTTCTTGCAAAACATTCAGGCTGGGTATTTTCCAAAGAGCAAATTTATGAGGCTGTTTGGAAGGAGGCAGGAGAACACGGTGGTTCTGCTGTTACCAATGTAATTGGTCAGATACGGAAAAAATTGAGAGAGGGAGGGGCGAAACAAGAGTACATACAGACGATTATCAATCATGGTTATAAATTTATAGGAGAAGAGGGCTGA
- a CDS encoding YqaJ viral recombinase family nuclease, with translation MMEGFSQNPRPSPLVVTETAELSREEWLSFRRRGIGGSDVAAILGISPFRTARDIYYDKLEIADVEEEEGNWVAMEMGHLLEDLVAEIFHRKTGYKIYQIKKMFAHPQYPFMLADVDYFITLPDGKTAILEIKTTNYNARDNWWLGGKEAVPVYYETQGRHYMAVMDMDQVFFCCLYGNTEDEVIIREIKRDTDYEEEMIYLEQEFWEGCVQKKLPPPYTESGDLIIASSRRHSGVANMDAPVLPMGTGMTATLMRYLELQEEKKNSEKHSKKLESEMQRLKGILIAEMGSSCTALCEKEGVSYTITYNPIRKAVIDKDSLLRLKLQYPDIYEEFVTVSESRRFQVKIREAEAA, from the coding sequence ATGATGGAAGGTTTTTCGCAGAATCCAAGACCTTCTCCGCTGGTTGTAACGGAAACAGCGGAATTATCCAGAGAGGAATGGCTGTCTTTTAGACGCAGGGGAATCGGTGGAAGTGATGTGGCTGCCATACTGGGGATTTCTCCATTCCGGACGGCCAGGGATATTTATTATGACAAATTGGAGATTGCAGATGTGGAAGAAGAGGAAGGAAACTGGGTAGCCATGGAAATGGGGCATCTTCTGGAGGATCTGGTGGCGGAGATATTCCACCGAAAGACGGGGTATAAAATCTACCAGATTAAGAAGATGTTCGCTCACCCACAATATCCCTTTATGTTGGCGGATGTGGATTACTTTATCACTCTGCCAGATGGAAAAACGGCTATTCTGGAGATTAAGACTACAAATTATAATGCCCGTGATAACTGGTGGCTGGGCGGAAAGGAAGCAGTACCGGTCTATTATGAAACCCAGGGACGCCATTATATGGCAGTCATGGACATGGATCAGGTATTTTTCTGTTGTCTGTATGGAAATACGGAGGACGAGGTCATTATTAGGGAAATCAAACGGGATACAGACTATGAAGAGGAAATGATCTATCTGGAGCAGGAGTTCTGGGAGGGATGTGTGCAAAAGAAGCTTCCACCGCCCTATACGGAGAGTGGGGATTTGATTATAGCAAGTTCTCGCCGCCATAGTGGCGTTGCTAACATGGATGCGCCGGTTCTCCCTATGGGAACTGGAATGACCGCAACGCTTATGCGCTATCTGGAACTGCAGGAAGAGAAGAAAAACTCAGAGAAACATTCAAAGAAGCTGGAAAGCGAAATGCAGCGGCTGAAAGGGATTTTGATTGCAGAAATGGGGAGCAGCTGTACGGCCCTGTGCGAAAAAGAAGGAGTCAGTTATACCATAACCTATAATCCGATTCGAAAAGCGGTTATTGACAAGGATAGTCTGCTGAGATTGAAGCTGCAGTATCCAGATATTTACGAGGAATTTGTTACAGTATCGGAATCCAGGAGGTTTCAGGTGAAAATCAGGGAAGCAGAGGCTGCCTGA
- the recD2 gene encoding SF1B family DNA helicase RecD2 yields the protein MSIIATYDSKIFYNPGNRYCVIRVKSADTSIPEKARSAGRYKDHLIRFTAVGYELPLTDAVDLELDGEWVNGKYGLQLQVEQWREIVPKTEDGVESYLGSGLIKGIGEKTAAEIVARFGMNTFEILEKNPERLLEIRGITERRLEDIKSSYAENRMLQDLMNLLAPFKLTPKTALKIYQHFGPSSLEILKKSPFELCQISGFGFRRVDAIVQKSGGSLNDPMRIRGAVHCALGEAKSKKGHLFLPREALYKAALKLLNERVPLPELRIRQEELESVLQDMILGGVVVLVKDNVYSPAAFSQEDETARRIALRLVEPLSKENVEEELEDVKQQFGLTPSEKQEIAVKTAFRYNTSIITGSPGTGKTTVLKMILEVYRKLHADRKIVLMAPTGRASRRMAESTGFEDAKTMHSSLGLVGEEDEETTKKEALLDAGLIIIDEFSMVDMWLAMKFFTRLGEKTKIVMVGDPDQLPSVGAGNVFHELIQCGLIPVTVLDQIFRQSKDSLIAYNAKFINEGTSKLYYGNDFVFMDSDSQEETSEMIMELYLQEVAEHGIEKVQILSPFRSEGAAAVEQLNAVIRELVNPYCSEEEEIRLGAKNFRVGDRIMQTKNIERVSNGDLGFIRYIKETEDGQRIGMDFGGNRQLEYSIEDMVNLDHAYATTIHKAMGSEYDTIIMPIVKAHSIMLYRNLLYTGITRAKKKVILIGQKSILFMAIHKTDISKRNTLLGARICLYYKAFVRSAGLPVREPMEELKYAG from the coding sequence ATGAGCATTATTGCTACCTATGACAGTAAGATTTTTTATAATCCTGGGAATCGGTATTGCGTGATCCGTGTAAAATCTGCGGACACATCCATTCCGGAAAAGGCCAGGTCAGCCGGACGGTATAAAGACCATCTGATCCGGTTTACAGCGGTGGGGTATGAACTTCCGCTTACGGATGCAGTGGATTTGGAACTGGACGGCGAGTGGGTCAATGGAAAATATGGTCTGCAGCTCCAGGTGGAACAATGGCGCGAGATCGTACCGAAAACCGAGGACGGCGTGGAGAGTTATCTGGGCTCTGGGCTGATTAAGGGAATCGGGGAAAAGACTGCGGCAGAGATTGTTGCCAGATTTGGTATGAATACATTTGAAATCCTAGAAAAAAATCCGGAACGGCTGTTAGAGATAAGAGGGATTACAGAACGGCGGCTGGAGGATATTAAGTCCTCTTATGCAGAAAACCGCATGCTTCAGGATCTGATGAATCTTCTGGCGCCTTTTAAACTGACACCGAAGACAGCGCTGAAAATTTATCAGCACTTTGGTCCGTCCAGTCTTGAAATTTTAAAAAAGAGCCCATTTGAACTCTGCCAGATTTCCGGTTTTGGATTTCGCAGGGTGGATGCCATTGTGCAGAAATCAGGAGGCAGTCTGAATGATCCCATGCGGATTCGGGGAGCAGTTCATTGTGCATTGGGAGAAGCAAAGTCAAAAAAGGGGCATTTGTTTCTTCCAAGGGAAGCCTTGTATAAGGCTGCCTTAAAGCTGCTGAACGAAAGAGTTCCGCTTCCGGAACTGCGTATCCGGCAGGAAGAACTGGAAAGCGTGCTTCAGGATATGATACTGGGAGGAGTGGTTGTTCTGGTAAAAGATAATGTCTATTCACCGGCTGCTTTTTCCCAGGAAGATGAGACAGCCCGGCGGATTGCCCTGCGGCTGGTTGAGCCTTTATCGAAGGAGAACGTTGAGGAAGAACTGGAAGATGTAAAACAACAGTTTGGCTTGACTCCTTCTGAAAAACAGGAGATTGCGGTAAAAACGGCGTTTCGGTATAACACATCCATTATTACCGGTTCTCCTGGTACAGGTAAAACAACCGTTTTGAAGATGATTCTGGAAGTTTATCGGAAACTTCATGCAGACAGGAAAATTGTTTTAATGGCTCCTACAGGACGGGCCAGCCGGCGTATGGCGGAAAGTACTGGATTTGAAGATGCCAAAACCATGCACAGCAGTCTGGGGCTTGTCGGTGAAGAGGATGAGGAGACTACAAAAAAGGAGGCTCTTTTAGATGCTGGTCTGATCATTATAGATGAGTTTTCCATGGTAGACATGTGGCTGGCAATGAAATTTTTTACCCGCCTTGGAGAAAAGACGAAAATTGTCATGGTAGGAGATCCGGACCAGCTTCCCAGTGTTGGGGCTGGCAATGTGTTCCATGAACTGATCCAGTGTGGGCTGATTCCGGTTACGGTTTTGGATCAGATTTTTCGGCAGTCGAAAGACAGCCTGATTGCCTATAATGCGAAGTTTATCAATGAAGGAACGAGCAAGCTGTATTATGGGAACGATTTTGTTTTTATGGACAGCGACAGCCAGGAAGAAACATCCGAGATGATTATGGAACTGTATCTTCAGGAGGTTGCCGAACATGGAATTGAGAAGGTACAGATTCTTTCTCCATTCCGGTCAGAAGGCGCTGCGGCTGTGGAACAGCTGAATGCGGTCATCAGAGAGCTGGTGAATCCTTACTGTTCGGAGGAAGAAGAAATACGGTTGGGAGCAAAGAACTTTCGTGTTGGAGACCGGATTATGCAGACAAAAAATATAGAGAGAGTTTCTAACGGAGATCTGGGATTTATCCGTTACATAAAGGAAACGGAGGATGGACAGCGAATCGGCATGGATTTTGGCGGAAACCGGCAGCTGGAATATAGCATAGAAGATATGGTTAATCTGGATCATGCGTATGCAACGACAATCCATAAAGCCATGGGTTCCGAGTATGATACGATTATTATGCCTATTGTAAAAGCACACTCCATTATGCTTTACCGGAACCTTTTATATACGGGAATCACGCGTGCGAAAAAGAAAGTGATACTGATCGGTCAGAAATCCATTTTGTTTATGGCAATTCATAAGACGGATATCAGTAAGAGAAACACGCTTCTGGGAGCCCGTATTTGTCTGTATTATAAGGCGTTTGTACGAAGTGCAGGACTTCCGGTTCGTGAGCCTATGGAAGAATTGAAATATGCAGGTTAA